A genomic region of Mesobacillus jeotgali contains the following coding sequences:
- a CDS encoding DUF4385 domain-containing protein: MPFNYDLDFDNIDFREQPEMYRVGRGEQGVLLVEPYKSEILPHWRFKTPEIATESSKTIYKMFLDYKEKKDFVGMDMARKFLQMGYTRARRYTNYKGGKKYDEDGKLMERQNDPVKAESAAIFMEKWKKARTDKEYLDMKKEHQKRYG, encoded by the coding sequence ATGCCTTTCAACTATGATCTTGATTTTGACAATATTGATTTCCGTGAGCAGCCTGAAATGTACCGGGTGGGCAGGGGAGAACAGGGTGTATTGTTGGTTGAGCCATATAAAAGTGAAATCCTGCCTCACTGGAGGTTTAAAACTCCAGAAATCGCCACAGAATCCTCAAAAACTATCTATAAAATGTTTCTTGATTATAAAGAGAAGAAAGATTTTGTCGGCATGGACATGGCAAGGAAGTTTTTGCAGATGGGCTATACTCGGGCCCGTCGCTATACGAATTATAAGGGCGGAAAGAAATATGACGAGGACGGCAAGTTGATGGAGCGCCAGAATGATCCGGTGAAGGCTGAATCTGCTGCCATTTTTATGGAAAAGTGGAAAAAGGCAAGAACAGACAAAGAGTATCTTGATATGAAGAAAGAACATCAGAAGAGGTATGGATGA
- a CDS encoding LTA synthase family protein yields MGTNKNKSISFVLIAIVLLWLKTYTVYKFNFDIDIENKMQEFILFINPLSFLMFILGLGIFLAGRKQKVYVVATSFITSFILYANVVYYKEFSDFITIPLLTQTSNMGDLKSSVGELISWTDIIYFADALLILALALVKTPKVSFKKYKSVYAAAFYFSAIGLAFFNLGLSESERPELLTRTFDREILVKNIGTYNHHIYDAYLQTKTTAQRAMADGNQLTEIENYTRAQYTEPSKEMFGAAKGKNLIVISMESTQNFVIGQKVNGQEITPFLNEFIKDSYYFDNFYHQTAQGKTSDSEFLLENSLYPLGRGAVFFTHSGNQYMSLAERLKENSYYTAKLHANNKSFWNRDVMYNNFGYDRFYSLPDYEVNEENSVGWGMKDIEFFDQSIEHLKAMPKPFFAKFITLTNHFPFELDEEDKFIDEYDSNSGTLNRYFPTVRYTDEAFKLFIEDLKAEGLYEDSIIVIYGDHYGISENHNKAMEQYLGKEITPFVSTQLQRVPMIIHIPGHEGKTISTVTGQIDLRPTLLNLAGIDTKQDIQFGADMFSEKQDNFVALRDGSFITEDLVYTKGVCYDKVTGEPTDGASCEPYIEHAKNELSYSDQIIYGDLLRFYGKEEQQ; encoded by the coding sequence ATGGGGACTAATAAGAACAAGTCCATAAGTTTCGTCTTGATTGCCATTGTCCTTTTATGGCTCAAAACCTACACCGTTTATAAATTTAATTTTGATATAGATATTGAAAATAAAATGCAGGAATTCATCCTGTTCATTAATCCTTTGAGCTTCCTTATGTTTATCCTGGGACTCGGGATTTTCTTGGCAGGAAGAAAGCAGAAAGTCTATGTTGTTGCGACTAGCTTTATTACATCCTTTATTCTTTACGCAAATGTTGTTTACTATAAGGAATTCAGCGATTTCATTACAATTCCGCTGTTGACTCAGACAAGCAATATGGGCGATTTAAAGAGCAGCGTCGGCGAATTGATCAGCTGGACTGACATCATTTATTTTGCTGATGCCCTTTTGATTCTGGCTTTAGCTTTGGTAAAAACACCTAAAGTCTCTTTTAAAAAGTATAAAAGTGTTTATGCAGCTGCTTTTTACTTCAGCGCAATTGGCCTGGCATTTTTCAACCTCGGACTTTCAGAATCGGAGCGTCCTGAATTGCTGACTCGTACGTTTGACAGGGAAATCCTTGTTAAGAATATCGGTACGTACAATCACCATATTTACGATGCCTACCTGCAAACTAAGACAACTGCACAAAGAGCCATGGCAGATGGCAACCAGCTGACTGAAATCGAGAACTATACTCGTGCTCAATACACAGAACCTTCTAAAGAAATGTTCGGGGCGGCAAAGGGTAAAAACCTCATTGTCATTTCAATGGAATCCACCCAGAATTTTGTCATCGGACAGAAGGTGAATGGCCAGGAAATCACTCCATTCTTGAATGAGTTCATTAAAGACAGCTATTACTTCGATAACTTTTACCATCAGACTGCACAGGGTAAAACGTCTGATTCCGAATTCTTATTGGAAAACTCTTTATATCCGCTTGGACGCGGAGCAGTATTCTTCACCCACTCAGGAAATCAGTACATGTCACTTGCTGAAAGGCTGAAGGAAAACTCTTACTACACAGCGAAGCTTCATGCAAACAACAAGAGCTTCTGGAATCGCGATGTTATGTACAACAACTTCGGCTATGACCGTTTCTACTCATTGCCGGATTACGAAGTGAACGAAGAAAACTCTGTTGGCTGGGGCATGAAAGACATCGAGTTCTTCGATCAGTCAATTGAACATTTAAAAGCAATGCCAAAACCGTTCTTTGCGAAGTTCATTACGCTGACAAACCACTTCCCGTTTGAACTGGATGAAGAGGACAAATTCATCGATGAATATGATTCAAACAGTGGTACCTTGAACCGCTACTTCCCAACTGTCCGTTATACGGATGAGGCATTCAAGCTGTTCATTGAGGATTTGAAGGCTGAAGGACTTTACGAGGATTCAATCATCGTGATCTACGGTGACCATTACGGAATTTCCGAGAACCATAACAAGGCAATGGAGCAGTACCTTGGCAAGGAAATCACGCCGTTTGTTTCAACACAGTTGCAGCGTGTGCCTATGATCATCCACATCCCGGGTCACGAAGGCAAGACCATTTCAACTGTAACTGGTCAAATCGACCTTCGCCCTACATTGCTGAATCTCGCTGGGATTGATACTAAACAGGATATCCAGTTTGGAGCAGACATGTTCTCCGAAAAGCAGGATAACTTCGTTGCCCTAAGAGACGGAAGCTTCATCACCGAGGACCTAGTTTACACGAAAGGCGTCTGCTACGATAAAGTCACAGGAGAGCCGACAGATGGCGCAAGCTGTGAACCATATATCGAGCACGCCAAGAACGAACTGAGCTACTCAGACCAGATTATTTACGGAGACTTGCTTCGCTTTTATGGGAAGGAAGAACAACAGTAA
- a CDS encoding methyl-accepting chemotaxis protein, which translates to MLTSAEFKSTQVFQEDAVLAAIERSLAMIEFDPNGKVLWANENFARTMGYRVEEMPDIMHKQFCTTEFAGSREYTELWRNLRSGKSFQEKIQRVTKRGQLLWLEATYTPVFDSAGKVAGVVKVATDISEREMNTSRVAEQLQQMSEELSDRAELGIARSEEAATAASKLVEESKENLEILGSLKSQAKSIGSIVQTIREIAAQTNLLALNAAIEAARAGEHGRGFNVVAGEVRKLATRVQDSIQEVNEHIEGIAGEITKINEATQRSQSGITNNQTLNEQAVAAFKEIGSAARELDQQAKTFKDIL; encoded by the coding sequence ATGCTTACTAGTGCGGAGTTTAAAAGTACACAAGTTTTTCAGGAAGATGCGGTCTTGGCAGCAATTGAGAGATCACTGGCTATGATCGAGTTCGACCCGAATGGAAAGGTCCTTTGGGCAAATGAAAACTTCGCCAGGACGATGGGATACCGAGTCGAAGAAATGCCAGACATAATGCATAAGCAATTTTGCACAACTGAATTTGCTGGCAGCAGAGAATACACGGAATTATGGAGAAATCTGCGCAGCGGCAAGAGCTTTCAGGAAAAAATTCAGCGCGTCACCAAACGAGGTCAACTGCTCTGGCTTGAGGCGACTTATACTCCGGTGTTTGATTCCGCAGGTAAAGTTGCTGGCGTGGTGAAGGTAGCAACGGATATTTCCGAGCGTGAGATGAATACGTCGAGAGTAGCGGAGCAGCTTCAGCAGATGTCCGAAGAGCTGAGTGACCGAGCTGAGCTGGGCATTGCGAGAAGTGAAGAAGCAGCCACAGCAGCCAGCAAGCTTGTCGAAGAGTCAAAAGAAAATCTCGAAATTCTCGGATCGCTAAAATCACAGGCAAAATCAATCGGCAGCATCGTGCAGACGATCCGCGAAATTGCCGCACAAACCAACCTTCTTGCCCTGAACGCAGCCATCGAAGCGGCAAGAGCTGGAGAACATGGAAGAGGTTTTAATGTCGTTGCCGGAGAAGTGAGGAAGCTCGCCACACGGGTCCAGGATTCGATCCAGGAAGTCAATGAGCATATCGAAGGAATAGCAGGCGAAATCACAAAAATCAACGAAGCCACGCAGCGCTCGCAAAGTGGTATCACCAACAACCAGACACTCAATGAACAAGCGGTCGCCGCCTTTAAAGAAATCGGAAGCGCCGCCCGCGAATTGGATCAGCAGGCAAAGACGTTCAAGGATATATTGTAA
- a CDS encoding peptide MFS transporter codes for MSNLNRQKIVDSVPQTGFFGHPKGLFTLFFTEFWERFSYYGMRAILVFYMYYEVSKGGLGLDETLALSIMSIYGSLVYMSGVIGGWLADRIFGTSRAVFYGGILIMLGHIALAIPGSVTMFFVSMILIVIGTGLLKPNVSTVVGEMYSENDARRDAGFTIFYMGINAGAFLAPLIVGAVSEAYNFHYGFAIAAIGMFIGLVVFVLTKKNNLGLAGTAVPNPLSPSEKKKTFTIFAIAIVAIGILSAILIPAGLLTFESFINLVTILGILIPTAYFIIMYRSPKTTEVERSRVLAYIPLFLAAVMFWAIQEQGSTILANYADKRTQLEFSGIYISPAWFQSLNPLFIIIFAPIFAGFWVKLGDRQPSIPKKFSFSLMFAGLSFLVILIPGYFTGSDALVSPLWLVLSYLIVVFGELLISPVGLSATTKLAPAAFSAQTMSLWFLASAAAQAINAQIVKFYSAETEMAYFGTIGGASIVLGIILFIMSPKIQGYMKGIK; via the coding sequence ATGTCAAACCTAAATAGGCAGAAAATTGTGGACAGTGTTCCGCAAACTGGATTCTTCGGACATCCAAAAGGACTTTTCACTCTTTTCTTCACAGAATTCTGGGAGCGCTTTTCTTACTATGGAATGAGAGCGATCCTCGTATTCTACATGTATTATGAGGTTTCAAAAGGCGGATTGGGCCTTGATGAAACACTCGCATTATCCATCATGTCCATTTACGGATCACTAGTATATATGTCTGGTGTCATCGGTGGATGGCTTGCTGACCGTATTTTCGGTACTTCTAGAGCTGTTTTCTACGGTGGGATCCTGATCATGCTTGGACATATTGCGCTTGCGATTCCTGGAAGCGTAACCATGTTCTTCGTCTCCATGATCCTGATCGTCATCGGTACAGGTCTTTTGAAACCAAACGTTTCTACTGTCGTAGGTGAAATGTACAGCGAAAATGACGCTCGTCGTGACGCTGGTTTTACGATTTTCTACATGGGCATCAACGCTGGTGCATTCCTTGCGCCGCTTATCGTTGGAGCAGTATCTGAGGCTTATAACTTCCATTACGGCTTCGCAATTGCCGCAATCGGTATGTTCATTGGACTAGTTGTATTTGTTCTTACAAAGAAAAACAATTTGGGTCTTGCTGGTACAGCAGTGCCAAACCCGCTTTCACCTTCTGAAAAGAAGAAAACTTTTACAATCTTTGCTATAGCAATTGTCGCAATCGGTATTTTAAGTGCTATTTTAATTCCTGCTGGACTTTTAACATTCGAAAGCTTTATTAACCTTGTTACAATTCTTGGTATCTTAATTCCGACTGCGTACTTTATCATCATGTACCGCAGTCCGAAAACAACAGAAGTTGAACGTTCACGCGTTCTTGCTTATATTCCTTTATTCCTGGCAGCAGTCATGTTCTGGGCAATCCAGGAGCAAGGTTCAACTATCCTTGCAAACTATGCGGACAAGCGCACACAATTGGAATTTTCTGGAATTTATATTTCGCCAGCATGGTTCCAGTCATTGAACCCATTATTCATCATTATCTTTGCACCGATTTTCGCAGGATTCTGGGTGAAGCTTGGAGACCGCCAGCCATCAATTCCTAAGAAGTTCTCATTCTCATTGATGTTCGCTGGTCTTTCATTCCTTGTCATCCTGATTCCTGGATACTTCACAGGTTCAGATGCACTAGTCAGCCCATTATGGCTTGTTCTTAGCTACCTGATCGTTGTATTCGGTGAATTGCTGATCTCACCTGTTGGCCTATCAGCAACTACTAAGCTGGCTCCGGCTGCTTTCTCTGCACAAACAATGAGCCTCTGGTTCCTTGCAAGTGCTGCAGCACAAGCAATCAACGCACAGATCGTTAAGTTCTACTCTGCTGAAACAGAGATGGCTTACTTCGGTACAATCGGTGGAGCATCCATCGTGTTGGGTATCATCCTCTTCATCATGTCGCCTAAGATTCAGGGATACATGAAGGGAATCAAATAA
- a CDS encoding DUF305 domain-containing protein has translation MKNKYGRFGLMVLTSTIIMFILMYLNAYSIDHVFFSETRLYMALIMGGVMAIVMLSFMLKMYTNKKVNLGIYAGSALLIAVSLFLVRSQTTVDDTSWMKAMIPHHSIAILTSERAEIEDPRVRKLADEIIKAQRKEISEMKTLIKDLEEKEK, from the coding sequence ATGAAAAATAAATATGGCAGATTTGGCCTTATGGTGCTGACATCCACCATCATCATGTTCATTCTGATGTATTTAAATGCATATAGCATTGATCATGTATTCTTCAGCGAAACAAGACTTTATATGGCTTTGATCATGGGCGGTGTGATGGCGATTGTTATGCTTTCGTTCATGCTCAAAATGTATACAAATAAAAAAGTCAATTTAGGAATTTATGCGGGGAGTGCTTTATTGATTGCGGTTTCCCTGTTCCTGGTCCGCAGCCAGACAACCGTTGATGATACATCATGGATGAAAGCGATGATTCCGCACCACTCAATCGCCATCCTGACAAGTGAACGTGCCGAGATTGAGGACCCGCGTGTGCGGAAACTGGCTGATGAGATCATCAAGGCACAGCGAAAGGAAATCAGTGAAATGAAGACACTAATTAAGGATCTTGAAGAAAAGGAAAAGTAA
- the rnjA gene encoding ribonuclease J1 — METKLKKDLKIFALGGLGEIGKNTYVIEYKNEMVLVDCGIKFPDNELFGIDYVLADYTYLKQNQDKLVGIFVTHGHEDHIGGLPFLLQDVKAPIYGGDFAVELIKSKLQEHKIKGVKFHQINNDTVVEFQNIKVRFFRTTHSIADSFGVVVTTPEGNIVHTGDFKFDLTPVGAGTDFQKIAEISSEGVLCLLSDSTNSEVPGFSVSEKRVGEAIEDIFQTVDGRVIFATFASNIDRIQQVVKSSLKYNRKMAIVGRSMEKTFEIGRRLGYISAPDDAFVSINEIGKVPSNEMTIICTGSQGEPMAALARIANGTHRQISVIPGDTIVFSSSPIPGNTISVNRVIDKLHRIGAEIIHHKISEVHTSGHGKQEEQKLMIKLLNPKFFIPIHGEYRMLDMHVKLAEQCGIPRENCFILDNGDVLELSADGGQVAGKVPAQPVYVDGSGIGDIGHIVLKDRRVLSQDGLVIVTMMIDRDKKQLVNKPTVVTRGFVYVRESGDLMKNVEELIKDKIVTELAGGTKDWSSLKKAVIDVVNPFLYSQTGRRPMILPIIMEV; from the coding sequence ATGGAAACGAAATTGAAAAAGGATCTTAAGATTTTCGCCTTGGGCGGTCTTGGTGAGATCGGAAAAAATACGTATGTAATCGAATACAAAAATGAAATGGTGTTAGTGGACTGTGGAATCAAGTTTCCGGATAATGAGTTGTTCGGTATTGATTATGTGCTTGCTGATTACACTTATTTGAAGCAAAATCAGGACAAGCTGGTCGGGATTTTCGTGACGCATGGCCATGAGGACCACATCGGCGGGCTGCCATTTTTACTGCAGGATGTAAAAGCACCGATATATGGCGGCGATTTTGCTGTTGAGCTAATCAAGTCCAAGCTGCAGGAGCATAAAATTAAAGGCGTCAAGTTCCACCAAATCAACAATGATACAGTCGTTGAATTTCAGAATATCAAGGTGCGTTTTTTCAGGACGACGCACAGTATCGCAGATTCATTCGGTGTTGTCGTGACGACTCCGGAAGGGAATATTGTCCACACGGGTGACTTCAAATTTGACCTGACGCCGGTTGGCGCGGGCACTGACTTCCAGAAGATCGCCGAAATCAGCAGTGAGGGAGTGCTGTGTCTATTATCAGACAGCACGAACAGTGAAGTGCCAGGTTTCTCGGTATCAGAAAAACGTGTAGGTGAAGCAATCGAAGATATTTTCCAGACGGTGGACGGGCGCGTTATTTTCGCGACGTTTGCATCGAACATTGACAGGATCCAGCAGGTGGTGAAATCGTCACTAAAGTATAACCGGAAAATGGCCATCGTTGGCCGCAGTATGGAAAAGACGTTTGAAATTGGCCGCAGATTGGGCTACATTTCCGCACCTGATGATGCATTCGTGAGTATCAATGAAATCGGGAAGGTTCCCAGCAATGAGATGACAATCATTTGTACGGGAAGCCAGGGAGAACCGATGGCGGCACTTGCGAGAATCGCAAATGGCACGCACAGACAAATTTCCGTCATTCCTGGAGATACGATTGTATTTTCTTCATCGCCAATCCCGGGCAACACAATCAGCGTAAACCGCGTGATTGATAAGTTGCATCGTATTGGCGCGGAAATCATCCATCATAAAATCAGTGAAGTCCATACTTCCGGTCATGGAAAGCAGGAAGAACAGAAGCTGATGATCAAGCTTCTGAATCCGAAATTCTTCATTCCGATTCATGGTGAATACCGTATGCTTGACATGCACGTAAAGTTGGCGGAGCAATGCGGAATCCCGCGTGAAAACTGCTTTATTTTAGATAATGGGGATGTTTTGGAACTGTCTGCAGATGGCGGCCAGGTTGCCGGCAAAGTGCCAGCTCAGCCAGTATATGTTGACGGCAGCGGTATCGGCGATATCGGACATATCGTGTTAAAAGACAGAAGAGTCCTTTCCCAGGACGGACTAGTGATCGTCACCATGATGATCGATCGCGATAAGAAGCAGCTTGTCAACAAGCCGACAGTCGTGACAAGAGGATTTGTTTACGTCAGGGAATCAGGCGACTTGATGAAAAATGTTGAAGAACTCATCAAGGATAAAATTGTTACAGAACTGGCGGGCGGCACGAAGGACTGGTCGAGCCTCAAGAAGGCGGTCATCGACGTAGTCAATCCGTTCCTGTATAGCCAGACTGGCAGAAGACCGATGATTTTGCCGATTATTATGGAAGTATAA
- a CDS encoding amidase family protein, with translation MEGFNYKDYDALGLAELVRRKEVQPLELVEEAIRLTDSLNPKMNAVINKMYDQARKTAGQQLTGRFAGVPMFLKDISQEIEGEPITAGSKAFLNYRARVDSEYTRRLRKAGVVFLGQTNVPEFALVAVTEPAHYGPTRNPWDLARTPGGSSGGSAAAVASGMVPIAGANDGGGSIRIPAAYCGLFGLKPTRGRTPVGPNYGRAWQGASAEHVITRSVRDSAAMLDELHGYERAGAFSAPSFSGSYLETSGAPLGKKLRIAFSIKSPIGTDVDKDCSEGVLKTVRLLESMGHHLDEVDAPVDGNKIAKSYLTMYFGETAAQLASLEEVLGRKATATDVEPTTWLLGLLGKATTAEEFVLSMREWDRAALQMESFHETYDFYITPTTAHLPAKIGELEPSSSEKFLISTVGKLGLGGALKKAGIVDQIAQKNLARTPFTQLANLTGQPAMSMPLHETINGLPVGVQVMAARGREDLLFQLAGELEQSEIWQNVRKNPLWNS, from the coding sequence ATGGAGGGTTTCAACTATAAAGACTATGACGCACTTGGTCTTGCGGAGTTGGTCAGAAGAAAAGAGGTTCAGCCTCTGGAACTTGTTGAGGAGGCAATCCGATTGACAGATTCATTAAATCCTAAGATGAATGCTGTCATCAACAAGATGTACGATCAGGCAAGGAAAACAGCTGGCCAGCAGCTAACTGGCAGATTTGCGGGAGTCCCGATGTTCCTAAAGGATATCTCGCAGGAGATCGAAGGCGAACCAATCACGGCTGGGTCCAAGGCATTCCTAAATTACCGTGCTAGAGTAGATTCTGAATATACAAGGAGGCTGCGTAAGGCTGGTGTGGTTTTCCTCGGCCAGACGAATGTGCCAGAATTTGCGCTAGTTGCCGTGACTGAACCCGCTCACTATGGTCCAACACGGAATCCATGGGACCTGGCTCGCACTCCAGGTGGATCAAGCGGAGGATCGGCGGCGGCCGTAGCTTCGGGTATGGTACCAATTGCCGGCGCCAATGATGGTGGAGGGTCTATCAGAATTCCTGCTGCCTACTGTGGATTGTTTGGACTGAAACCAACCCGTGGGCGAACTCCGGTTGGTCCGAATTACGGACGGGCATGGCAAGGAGCGTCAGCGGAACATGTTATTACTCGTTCGGTCCGGGATAGTGCGGCTATGCTGGATGAGCTTCATGGTTATGAAAGAGCAGGAGCGTTTTCAGCTCCGTCTTTTTCGGGAAGTTATCTCGAAACCTCCGGCGCACCGCTTGGTAAGAAATTGAGAATTGCTTTTTCGATAAAATCACCAATTGGAACGGATGTTGACAAGGACTGCAGTGAAGGTGTATTGAAGACTGTAAGGCTACTTGAATCGATGGGACATCACTTGGATGAAGTCGATGCACCAGTGGATGGGAATAAAATAGCGAAAAGTTACTTGACAATGTACTTCGGAGAAACAGCGGCACAGCTAGCCTCGCTTGAGGAAGTGCTTGGTCGGAAAGCGACGGCTACGGATGTGGAACCAACCACATGGCTGTTAGGCCTGCTAGGGAAAGCGACAACAGCAGAAGAGTTTGTTCTGAGCATGAGAGAGTGGGATAGAGCCGCCCTGCAAATGGAATCCTTCCATGAAACCTATGATTTTTACATTACGCCAACAACGGCTCATCTGCCAGCAAAAATTGGCGAACTAGAACCTTCTTCATCTGAAAAATTCCTTATCAGTACAGTAGGGAAGTTAGGGCTTGGTGGAGCATTAAAGAAGGCGGGAATCGTGGACCAGATCGCCCAAAAGAATCTGGCTCGTACGCCATTCACCCAGCTTGCCAACCTGACAGGCCAGCCGGCTATGTCAATGCCGCTGCACGAAACTATAAATGGTTTGCCTGTAGGGGTTCAGGTTATGGCAGCAAGGGGGAGAGAGGATTTGTTGTTTCAGCTGGCAGGGGAGTTAGAGCAATCTGAAATTTGGCAGAATGTGAGGAAGAACCCTTTATGGAATAGTTAA
- a CDS encoding P-loop NTPase family protein: MKSKLILVEGLPGSGKSTTARLIHDILIENGVNAELYMEGNLDHPADYEGVAYFTVEEFESLLARSGGLGNTFQDRVLVKNGRYLLPYMKIKTELGDKFSEDLLAEICQKDIYELPLELNIQVIAESWAGFARKAETENKVYVFECCFIQNPVTVGMVKYGAPVEVSIKYVKKLGDAVKYLDPLLVYVKQEDIEISFRKAVGERPEDWLKGFIHYYTSQGYGAEKGLSGLDGTIEVLKARQQLEYKILEQLTMPVSILDNTKFNLESHRESLRKVIMGENAIEGNMQ, translated from the coding sequence ATGAAATCTAAATTAATTTTAGTTGAGGGCCTTCCAGGCTCAGGAAAATCAACAACCGCGAGATTGATTCATGACATCCTCATAGAAAATGGTGTGAATGCAGAGCTTTACATGGAAGGTAACTTAGATCATCCAGCCGATTATGAGGGTGTTGCTTATTTTACAGTAGAAGAATTTGAAAGCCTCCTAGCAAGAAGCGGAGGTCTCGGTAATACTTTTCAAGATCGAGTACTAGTCAAGAATGGGCGTTATCTCTTGCCGTATATGAAAATAAAAACAGAGCTTGGCGATAAATTCTCCGAGGATTTGCTTGCGGAGATTTGCCAGAAAGATATTTATGAATTGCCTCTTGAGCTGAATATCCAAGTCATTGCTGAAAGCTGGGCAGGGTTTGCCAGGAAGGCAGAAACGGAAAATAAGGTCTATGTATTTGAGTGCTGCTTCATTCAAAATCCAGTTACCGTCGGAATGGTCAAGTACGGAGCACCAGTTGAAGTGAGTATAAAATATGTCAAAAAACTCGGAGATGCAGTAAAATACCTTGATCCGCTGCTTGTCTATGTAAAACAGGAAGACATCGAGATATCATTCCGTAAGGCAGTAGGTGAAAGACCGGAGGATTGGTTGAAAGGATTCATTCATTATTATACGTCTCAAGGTTACGGTGCCGAAAAAGGATTGAGCGGATTGGACGGTACGATTGAAGTGCTTAAGGCGAGGCAGCAACTTGAATACAAGATACTAGAACAACTGACTATGCCTGTATCAATCTTGGATAATACGAAGTTTAACTTAGAAAGTCATAGGGAGAGTTTGAGGAAAGTAATCATGGGAGAGAATGCGATTGAGGGAAATATGCAGTAA
- a CDS encoding calcium/sodium antiporter has protein sequence MTYILLAIGFALLIKGADYFVEGSSKIATMLRVPPLLVGLTIVAFGTSSPEATVSIIAAMEGSSEVSLGNVIGSNIFNITLVVGITAMINPLAVETTTIRKEIPFTLLASVALAAVASDIALQMANINSIGRSEGIILLLFFLIFLYYIIEVALNNREPASDVASVTGKGTWGKNLFITLAGLAAIIFGGDLVVDNATKIALSLGMSETLAGLTIVAVGTSLPELITSITAALKKKSEIALGNIVGSNIFNILFVLGISATISPLAVNDKIFTDIALMIILTAVLLIFSRSKFKISKVEGAILAAVYIAYLVYIIFRN, from the coding sequence TTGACCTATATCCTTTTAGCTATTGGTTTTGCATTACTCATAAAAGGAGCGGATTATTTTGTCGAGGGCTCCTCAAAAATTGCGACGATGCTCAGGGTCCCGCCACTATTGGTAGGTCTGACGATTGTCGCTTTCGGAACAAGCTCACCTGAAGCAACTGTCAGTATCATTGCCGCGATGGAGGGAAGCAGCGAGGTTTCTCTCGGAAATGTCATAGGGAGCAATATTTTCAATATCACTCTTGTTGTCGGCATTACAGCAATGATCAATCCGCTTGCAGTTGAAACGACGACAATTCGGAAGGAAATTCCTTTCACTTTACTGGCAAGTGTAGCGCTTGCAGCAGTCGCCAGTGATATCGCTCTCCAGATGGCCAACATTAATTCAATTGGCAGAAGCGAAGGCATCATCCTGCTCCTTTTCTTTCTGATTTTCCTGTATTACATCATCGAGGTTGCCTTGAATAACCGTGAACCCGCATCGGATGTAGCTTCAGTCACCGGCAAAGGAACCTGGGGGAAGAATCTGTTCATTACTCTTGCCGGCCTGGCTGCGATTATTTTTGGCGGCGACCTGGTAGTTGATAATGCAACGAAAATCGCTCTTTCTCTCGGAATGAGTGAAACATTGGCAGGTTTGACGATCGTGGCTGTCGGTACCTCTTTGCCTGAATTAATCACATCGATTACCGCTGCCCTGAAAAAGAAAAGTGAAATTGCTCTTGGCAATATTGTCGGAAGCAATATATTCAACATCCTTTTCGTGCTGGGGATATCAGCAACTATCTCGCCACTTGCGGTCAATGATAAAATCTTCACTGATATTGCCTTGATGATTATTCTGACAGCTGTCCTATTGATTTTCTCAAGATCAAAATTCAAGATCTCAAAAGTA